The proteins below are encoded in one region of Sphingobium yanoikuyae:
- the gloB gene encoding hydroxyacylglutathione hydrolase, giving the protein MLQVVRVPVLSDNYVWLLHDDASGQTVAVDPSVADPVLAAAAERGWTIDQIWNTHWHPDHVGGNAGIKAETGCIITGPAAEAAKIDTLDRQVGEGDSVRIGDHVAMVMAVPAHTAGHIAYHLADDAILFVGDTLFAMGCGRLFEGTAAQMFANMQRFKALPGDTIVYCAHEYTESNGRFALTVEPDNAALQARMADVVAARAHGEPTVPTTIALERDTNIFMRARDVAQLAERRAGKDAF; this is encoded by the coding sequence ATGCTGCAGGTCGTCCGCGTCCCCGTCCTCTCGGACAATTATGTCTGGCTGCTGCATGATGATGCCAGCGGCCAGACGGTCGCGGTCGACCCGTCGGTCGCCGACCCCGTGCTGGCGGCGGCTGCGGAACGCGGCTGGACCATCGACCAGATCTGGAACACCCATTGGCACCCCGATCATGTCGGCGGCAATGCCGGTATCAAGGCGGAGACCGGCTGCATCATCACCGGCCCGGCGGCCGAAGCGGCTAAGATCGACACGCTCGACCGGCAAGTGGGGGAGGGGGACAGCGTCCGCATCGGCGATCATGTCGCCATGGTGATGGCCGTTCCCGCCCATACCGCCGGCCATATCGCCTATCATCTGGCCGATGACGCGATCCTCTTCGTTGGCGACACGCTCTTTGCCATGGGCTGCGGCCGCCTGTTCGAAGGGACGGCGGCGCAGATGTTCGCCAATATGCAGCGGTTCAAGGCGCTGCCGGGCGATACCATCGTCTATTGCGCCCATGAATATACGGAGAGCAACGGCCGCTTCGCGCTGACGGTGGAGCCGGACAATGCCGCGCTTCAGGCACGCATGGCGGACGTCGTTGCAGCCCGTGCGCATGGCGAGCCGACAGTGCCCACGACGATCGCGCTGGAACGCGACACCAACATCTTCATGCGCGCGCGGGACGTCGCCCAACTGGCGGAACGGCGCGCCGGCAAGGACGCATTTTAG
- a CDS encoding AMP-dependent synthetase/ligase: protein MRAIERFPNLVTMFFARAKEKGDAPFLWRKTQGTWQSLSWAEVARQVAAMAAGLKAEGLKPGDPVMLVSENRPEFCIADLAIMAAGCITVPTYTTNTTRDHQHILTDSGARAVIVSTAKLATTLMPAVLRSQVSLVIPMEPIRGAQGNYTCRLWSDLIAAHPADVDACALAQTAARSDQACIIYTSGTGGAPRGVMQHHGAILANVEGAGQVVLEDFGWGDEVFLSFLPLSHAYEHSGGQFLPMLLGGQIYYAEGLEKLASNIEEARPTIMVVVPRLFEVLRTRIIKSIEKQGKFPTYLLNQALRIAAKEQHGKSSIVDLPMKALLSRTLIPKIRARFGGRMKALVSGGAPLNPDVGLFFEAMGLMLLQGYGQTEAGPVISCNRPAAGIAMDTVGPPLDGVEVKIAEDGEILVRGELVMHGYWRNPAETEKVLKDGWLHTGDIGEIDDRGRIRITDRKKDLIVNDKGDNVSPQKVEGMLTLQPEIGQAMVYGDRRPHLVGLLVPDSEWTMEWAAANGRPIKGITDDPTYLAALRAAVDRVNDDLSVIERVRRFILADEPFAIENEELTPSMKIRRHVIRKRYQDRLDALYKG from the coding sequence GTGAGGGCGATCGAACGTTTCCCCAATCTGGTCACCATGTTCTTTGCCCGCGCCAAGGAAAAGGGCGACGCGCCCTTCCTGTGGCGCAAGACACAGGGGACATGGCAGTCGCTGAGCTGGGCCGAAGTCGCGCGCCAGGTGGCAGCGATGGCGGCCGGGCTGAAGGCGGAAGGGCTGAAGCCCGGCGACCCGGTGATGCTGGTCAGCGAAAATCGCCCGGAATTCTGCATCGCCGACCTCGCCATCATGGCGGCCGGCTGCATCACGGTGCCGACCTACACCACCAATACGACGCGCGACCATCAGCATATCCTGACCGACAGCGGCGCACGCGCGGTGATCGTGTCGACCGCCAAGCTGGCGACGACGCTGATGCCGGCGGTGCTGCGATCGCAGGTCAGCCTGGTGATTCCGATGGAGCCGATCCGCGGTGCGCAGGGCAATTATACGTGCCGCCTGTGGTCCGACCTGATCGCCGCCCATCCGGCCGATGTCGATGCCTGTGCGCTGGCCCAGACCGCCGCGCGCAGCGACCAGGCTTGCATCATCTATACCAGCGGTACCGGCGGCGCCCCGCGCGGCGTGATGCAGCATCATGGCGCGATCCTGGCCAATGTCGAAGGCGCTGGACAGGTGGTGCTGGAGGATTTCGGCTGGGGCGACGAGGTTTTCCTGTCCTTCCTGCCCCTGAGCCACGCCTATGAGCATAGCGGCGGCCAGTTCCTGCCGATGCTGCTGGGCGGGCAGATCTATTATGCCGAAGGGCTGGAGAAGCTGGCCAGCAATATCGAGGAAGCCCGGCCGACCATCATGGTCGTGGTGCCGCGCCTGTTCGAGGTGCTGCGCACCCGCATCATCAAGTCGATCGAGAAGCAGGGCAAATTCCCCACCTATCTGCTCAACCAGGCGCTACGCATCGCCGCCAAGGAGCAGCATGGCAAGTCGTCGATCGTCGACCTGCCGATGAAGGCGCTGCTATCGCGCACCCTGATCCCCAAGATTCGTGCCCGTTTCGGCGGGCGGATGAAGGCGCTGGTGTCGGGCGGCGCGCCGCTGAACCCGGATGTCGGCCTGTTCTTCGAGGCGATGGGGTTGATGCTGCTGCAGGGCTATGGCCAGACCGAGGCCGGCCCGGTGATCAGCTGCAACCGCCCCGCCGCCGGCATCGCGATGGACACGGTCGGCCCGCCGCTGGACGGGGTCGAGGTCAAGATCGCCGAGGATGGCGAGATATTGGTGCGCGGCGAGCTGGTGATGCACGGCTATTGGCGCAACCCGGCCGAGACCGAGAAGGTGCTGAAGGATGGCTGGCTGCACACCGGCGACATTGGCGAGATCGACGATCGCGGCCGCATTCGCATCACTGACCGCAAGAAGGATCTGATCGTCAACGACAAGGGCGACAATGTGTCGCCGCAGAAAGTCGAGGGCATGCTGACGCTGCAACCGGAGATCGGCCAGGCGATGGTCTATGGCGATCGTCGCCCGCATCTGGTCGGCCTGCTGGTGCCGGATTCGGAATGGACGATGGAATGGGCGGCCGCCAATGGCCGGCCGATCAAGGGCATCACCGATGATCCGACCTATCTGGCGGCGCTGCGCGCGGCGGTCGATCGGGTCAATGACGATCTGTCGGTGATCGAGCGGGTGCGCCGCTTCATCCTGGCGGATGAGCCGTTCGCGATCGAAAATGAGGAACTGACGCCGTCGATGAAGATCCGGCGCCATGTCATCCGCAAACGCTATCAGGACCGGCTGGACGCGCTCTACAAGGGGTAG
- the ruvB gene encoding Holliday junction branch migration DNA helicase RuvB, whose protein sequence is MSEEDRLITPARRAEDVDAALRPKSLDEFVGQQAARENLRIFIQAARTRGEALDHVLFFGPPGLGKTTLAQIVAKEMGVGFRATSGPVIAKSGDLAALLTNLDEGDVLFVDEIHRLNPAVEEVLYPAMEDRALDLMIGEGPSARSVRIDLPRFTLVGATTRQGLLTTPLRDRFGIPVRLQFYTVDELELVVRRAARLLDLAITSDGAIEIARRSRGTPRIAGRLLRRVRDFANVAGAPTVDAKVADAALQRLEVDHLGLDLMDRRYLHMIADIYRGGPVGVETLAAGLSEARDTIEEVVEPYLIQLGLIARTARGRCLNGPGWKHLGLNPPAGSQDGLFD, encoded by the coding sequence ATGAGCGAAGAGGATCGCCTGATCACCCCGGCCCGCCGGGCGGAGGATGTCGATGCGGCGCTGCGGCCCAAGTCGCTCGACGAATTTGTCGGGCAGCAGGCGGCGCGCGAGAATCTGCGTATCTTCATCCAGGCGGCGCGCACCCGTGGCGAGGCGCTGGACCATGTGCTGTTCTTCGGCCCGCCGGGGCTTGGCAAGACGACGCTGGCGCAGATCGTCGCCAAGGAAATGGGCGTGGGTTTCCGCGCCACGTCCGGCCCGGTGATCGCCAAGTCCGGCGACCTGGCCGCCTTGCTCACCAATCTGGACGAGGGCGATGTCCTGTTCGTCGACGAGATTCACCGGCTCAATCCGGCGGTCGAGGAAGTGCTCTATCCCGCGATGGAGGACCGGGCGCTCGACCTGATGATCGGCGAGGGACCGTCGGCCCGATCGGTGCGCATCGACCTGCCGCGCTTCACCCTGGTCGGCGCGACCACGCGCCAGGGTCTGCTGACGACGCCGCTGCGCGATCGGTTCGGCATTCCGGTGCGGCTGCAATTCTATACCGTTGACGAGCTGGAACTGGTGGTCCGGCGCGCGGCGCGGCTGCTGGACCTGGCGATCACGTCGGACGGCGCGATCGAGATCGCCCGCCGGTCGCGCGGGACGCCGCGCATCGCCGGGCGGCTGCTGCGCCGGGTGCGCGACTTTGCAAATGTCGCCGGCGCGCCGACCGTCGATGCCAAGGTGGCGGACGCCGCCCTGCAGCGGCTGGAGGTCGATCATCTCGGCCTCGACCTGATGGACCGGCGCTATCTGCACATGATCGCCGACATTTATCGTGGCGGGCCGGTGGGGGTCGAGACGCTGGCGGCCGGTCTGTCCGAAGCGCGCGACACGATCGAGGAAGTGGTCGAACCCTATCTGATCCAGTTGGGGCTGATCGCCCGCACCGCGCGGGGCCGTTGTCTCAACGGGCCGGGCTGGAAACATCTGGGCCTCAATCCCCCGGCCGGGTCGCAGGACGGGCTGTTCGACTGA
- a CDS encoding GIY-YIG nuclease family protein, with product MKQPCVYILASQPYGTLYIGVTSNLLGRMMQHRASRMPSFTARYGVHRLVRYEACDTMEQAILREKQLKRWHRQWKINLIEADNPQWSDLAMELGLPPLSP from the coding sequence ATGAAGCAGCCGTGCGTCTATATTTTGGCGAGTCAGCCATACGGCACGCTCTACATCGGCGTGACCTCCAACTTGCTGGGCCGGATGATGCAGCATCGCGCAAGCAGGATGCCGAGCTTTACCGCTCGATATGGCGTGCATCGGCTTGTCCGTTACGAAGCCTGCGATACGATGGAACAGGCCATCCTTCGCGAAAAGCAGCTGAAACGGTGGCATCGCCAATGGAAAATCAATCTCATCGAAGCCGACAATCCGCAATGGAGCGATCTGGCGATGGAATTGGGATTGCCCCCCTTAAGTCCGTGA
- the ruvA gene encoding Holliday junction branch migration protein RuvA yields the protein MIAKLKGRLDSTGIDHAIIDVGGVGYLVGASSRTLAALGPVGEAVTIHTEMLVAEDSIRLVGFARAEERDWYRLLTHVQGVGSRVALAILSALEPLELHRAIMMGDKAMIARANGVGPKLAQRIVNELKDKIGAAPAGAPGMPGVVALPTGSFAADALSALQNLGFKPAEASGAVAAAEEELGDGASLDALVRLALRKAAK from the coding sequence ATGATCGCGAAACTCAAAGGACGGCTGGACAGCACGGGCATCGACCATGCCATCATCGATGTCGGCGGGGTCGGCTATCTGGTCGGCGCGTCGTCGCGGACGCTGGCGGCGCTCGGCCCGGTGGGCGAAGCGGTGACCATCCATACCGAGATGCTGGTGGCCGAGGATTCGATCCGGCTGGTCGGCTTTGCCCGTGCCGAGGAGCGCGACTGGTACCGGCTGCTGACCCATGTGCAGGGCGTGGGATCGCGCGTGGCGCTGGCGATATTGTCGGCGCTGGAGCCGCTGGAGCTGCATCGTGCGATCATGATGGGCGACAAGGCGATGATCGCGCGCGCCAATGGCGTCGGCCCCAAGCTGGCCCAGCGCATCGTCAATGAGCTGAAGGACAAGATCGGCGCCGCCCCGGCCGGTGCGCCGGGCATGCCGGGCGTGGTCGCGCTGCCGACCGGCAGCTTTGCCGCCGATGCGCTGTCGGCGCTGCAGAATCTGGGCTTCAAGCCGGCCGAGGCGAGCGGCGCAGTGGCGGCCGCCGAAGAGGAACTGGGCGACGGCGCCAGCCTTGACGCGCTGGTCCGCCTGGCGCTGCGGAAGGCGGCGAAGTGA
- a CDS encoding DUF1345 domain-containing protein, with amino-acid sequence MAKTQKRSTLFPWRYGMFLMLLLSIAPLMLWLPWHEAVMGGFDLAAIAFCLAAVPLIDSDPAQMRRKAVLNDANRQLMLLLTGVVCIVILVAVGVAASAPGHPDAESIILLLATLVIAWLFSNLVYAMHYAHAFYLADEKGKDAGGLDFPDTDEPVYWDFLYFGFTLGMTFQTSDVSITSTGMRRTVTLHCLAAFVFNLGILAFTINVLGG; translated from the coding sequence ATGGCCAAGACGCAGAAGCGATCCACCCTCTTCCCCTGGCGCTATGGCATGTTCCTCATGCTGCTGCTGTCGATCGCGCCATTGATGCTGTGGCTGCCCTGGCATGAGGCGGTGATGGGCGGGTTCGACCTTGCCGCCATCGCCTTCTGCCTCGCCGCCGTGCCGCTCATCGATTCCGATCCGGCCCAGATGCGGCGCAAGGCCGTGCTCAATGACGCGAACCGGCAACTGATGCTGCTGCTGACCGGGGTGGTGTGCATCGTCATCCTAGTCGCGGTCGGTGTCGCCGCCAGCGCGCCGGGCCATCCCGATGCGGAAAGCATCATATTGCTGCTGGCGACGCTCGTCATCGCCTGGCTCTTTTCCAACCTCGTCTATGCGATGCACTATGCCCATGCCTTCTACCTCGCCGATGAGAAGGGCAAGGATGCGGGCGGCCTGGATTTCCCGGACACGGACGAGCCGGTCTATTGGGACTTCCTCTATTTCGGCTTCACCCTGGGCATGACCTTCCAGACCTCCGACGTGTCGATCACCTCGACCGGGATGCGCCGCACGGTGACGCTCCATTGCCTCGCGGCCTTCGTCTTCAACCTCGGCATCCTCGCCTTCACCATCAACGTACTGGGCGGTTGA
- a CDS encoding methyltransferase family protein: MSKSADPCPKSAVSHGVGIAGLVGLGLWTLVARHYGMNGPNAGLAAVVACGIPMVLWSLLVDKVHRNPSTGVDWNAPARSVRSMLDISLVKIAGLWATWLAIAVCYCIGRWYWTGSYRFAMDLLMAAAPWLLLLSIPYVIWLDRRLVEPRDACFAFGQWVIGGAAGKADMAQVANHARAWAVKGFFTAFMISIVPGNFSSVIDWRLDDLLHNPVALTGFLIGIMFMIDVCMATVGYLLTMKPLDSHIRTANPYLGGWLAALLCYPPFVMMGAGGPFDYHGGGAEWDVWTRGMPALQWGLGALLVLLTAIYAWATVVFGIRFSNLTHRGILTHGPYRWTRHPAYLTKNLFWWFSSLPFLTTTGSLTDMVRNCALLGVTNAVYYWRAKTEEQHLSADPAYQAYSDWMARNAPVPRFFAWVVGRKPDAPRETQPAE; encoded by the coding sequence ATGAGCAAGAGCGCCGATCCCTGCCCCAAATCCGCCGTCAGCCATGGTGTCGGCATTGCCGGCCTCGTCGGCCTCGGCCTGTGGACCCTGGTGGCGCGCCATTATGGCATGAACGGTCCCAATGCGGGTCTGGCCGCGGTGGTCGCCTGTGGCATACCGATGGTGCTCTGGTCGCTGCTGGTGGACAAGGTGCATCGCAACCCCAGCACCGGCGTCGACTGGAACGCGCCGGCCCGCTCGGTCCGCAGCATGCTCGACATCAGCCTGGTGAAGATTGCGGGCCTGTGGGCCACATGGCTGGCGATTGCCGTCTGCTACTGCATTGGCCGCTGGTATTGGACCGGCAGCTATCGCTTCGCCATGGACCTGCTGATGGCGGCGGCGCCCTGGCTGCTCTTGCTGTCCATCCCCTATGTCATCTGGCTCGACCGCCGGCTGGTCGAACCGCGCGATGCCTGTTTCGCCTTCGGCCAATGGGTCATTGGCGGCGCGGCCGGCAAGGCGGACATGGCGCAGGTCGCCAATCATGCCCGCGCCTGGGCGGTGAAGGGCTTTTTCACCGCCTTCATGATCAGCATCGTGCCGGGCAATTTTTCCAGCGTCATCGACTGGCGGCTCGACGACCTGCTGCACAATCCGGTCGCGCTGACCGGTTTCCTGATCGGCATCATGTTCATGATCGACGTCTGCATGGCGACGGTCGGCTATCTGCTGACGATGAAACCGCTGGATTCGCATATTCGCACCGCCAATCCCTATCTGGGCGGCTGGCTCGCGGCTTTGCTTTGCTATCCGCCCTTCGTCATGATGGGAGCGGGCGGCCCGTTCGACTATCATGGTGGCGGCGCCGAATGGGATGTCTGGACGCGGGGCATGCCGGCGCTGCAATGGGGGCTGGGCGCCTTGCTGGTGCTGCTGACCGCCATCTATGCCTGGGCGACGGTCGTCTTCGGCATCCGCTTCTCCAACCTCACCCATCGCGGCATATTGACCCATGGGCCCTATCGCTGGACCCGTCACCCGGCCTATCTGACCAAGAATCTCTTCTGGTGGTTCTCGTCGCTGCCCTTCCTCACCACCACCGGCAGCCTGACCGACATGGTGCGCAATTGCGCGCTGCTGGGGGTCACCAACGCTGTCTATTATTGGCGGGCCAAGACGGAGGAGCAGCATCTGTCCGCCGATCCCGCCTATCAGGCCTATAGCGACTGGATGGCGCGCAATGCGCCGGTGCCGCGCTTCTTCGCCTGGGTCGTCGGCCGCAAGCCGGACGCGCCACGGGAAACCCAGCCCGCCGAATGA
- a CDS encoding glutamate--cysteine ligase, whose amino-acid sequence MSTRTDSGGHDPVIESRDQLIAAFAKGAKPKDRWRIGTEHEKFVYSTKDHHAPAYEEKGGIHTLLIGLTRYGWSPVFEGDNIIALSGADGTISLEPAGQLELSGAPLDNLHQTCAETGRHLEQVKYVGDMLGLGFLGLGMWPDKTRAELPIMPKGRYDIMLRHMPRVGSMGLDMMLRTCTIQTNLDYGSEADMVQKFRVSLALQPLGTALFANSPFTEGKPNGFLSYRSHIWSDTDPQRTGMLPFVFEDGFGYERYADYALDVPMYFVYRDGKYIDAAGLSFRDFLDGKLSVLPGEKPTEKDWEDHLSTAFPEVRLKSFLEMRGSDGGPWNRICALPALWVGLLYDQGALDAAWDLVKDWSMEERQILRDSVPKLGLDAPVSGGRTLRDIAPQVLDIARSGLAARQRFNAAGDNETGYLSALDEVIATGKTPAERLLDRYHGEWGGDVSRVYAEESF is encoded by the coding sequence ATGAGCACCAGAACAGACTCGGGCGGACATGATCCCGTCATCGAAAGCCGCGACCAGCTGATCGCGGCCTTTGCCAAGGGCGCCAAGCCCAAGGATCGCTGGCGGATCGGCACCGAACACGAGAAATTCGTCTATTCGACGAAGGACCATCACGCCCCGGCCTATGAGGAAAAGGGCGGCATCCACACGCTGCTGATCGGCCTGACCCGCTATGGCTGGAGCCCGGTGTTCGAGGGCGACAATATCATCGCTTTGTCCGGCGCCGACGGCACGATCAGCCTGGAACCGGCGGGCCAGCTGGAACTCAGCGGTGCGCCGCTCGACAATCTGCACCAGACCTGCGCCGAGACCGGCCGCCATCTGGAACAGGTGAAATATGTCGGCGACATGCTGGGGCTGGGCTTCCTGGGCCTGGGCATGTGGCCGGACAAGACCCGCGCCGAGCTGCCGATCATGCCCAAGGGTCGGTACGACATCATGCTGCGGCACATGCCGCGCGTGGGATCGATGGGCCTGGACATGATGCTGCGCACCTGCACCATCCAGACCAACCTCGATTATGGCAGCGAGGCGGACATGGTGCAGAAGTTCCGCGTCTCGCTGGCGCTGCAGCCGCTCGGCACCGCGCTGTTCGCCAATTCGCCCTTCACCGAGGGCAAGCCCAACGGCTTCCTGTCCTATCGCAGCCATATCTGGTCGGACACCGACCCGCAGCGCACCGGCATGCTGCCCTTCGTGTTCGAGGATGGCTTTGGTTACGAGCGCTATGCCGACTATGCGCTCGATGTGCCGATGTATTTCGTCTACCGCGACGGCAAATATATCGATGCGGCGGGGCTTTCCTTCCGCGACTTCCTGGACGGCAAGCTGTCGGTGCTGCCGGGCGAGAAGCCGACCGAGAAGGATTGGGAGGATCATCTCTCCACCGCCTTCCCCGAAGTGCGCCTCAAGAGCTTCCTGGAAATGCGCGGGTCCGACGGCGGACCGTGGAATCGCATCTGCGCGCTGCCGGCCCTGTGGGTCGGCCTGCTCTATGACCAGGGCGCGCTCGACGCCGCCTGGGATCTGGTCAAGGACTGGAGCATGGAGGAGCGGCAGATACTGCGCGATTCCGTGCCGAAGCTGGGCCTCGACGCGCCGGTGTCGGGCGGGCGCACGCTGCGTGACATTGCGCCGCAGGTGCTGGATATCGCCCGCTCCGGTCTGGCCGCGCGTCAGCGGTTCAACGCTGCAGGCGACAATGAGACCGGCTATCTGTCGGCCCTCGATGAAGTGATCGCCACCGGCAAGACCCCGGCCGAGCGGCTGCTCGACCGCTATCATGGCGAATGGGGCGGCGATGTCAGCCGCGTCTATGCCGAGGAAAGCTTCTGA
- a CDS encoding 16S rRNA (uracil(1498)-N(3))-methyltransferase, protein MTATPAWPPQSAPRLHVETLLGEGVAVPVDGNGAHYLISVMRVKPDDIVLLFDGKSGEWAARARDIRKRDLVLECVQQTKPPEVVPDFWLCCAPIKKGRIDLIAEKACELGVARLQPVLTRRAVVDKLNLDRLHAHLVEAAEQCGRTALPELTEMVKLDALLKGWSAERHLFFADETGGASLDETLRAHPGPAAFLVGPEGGFDPAEREAIRATPGAVPVSLGPRILRAETAAIAATAAWMTVNGDWG, encoded by the coding sequence ATGACCGCTACCCCCGCCTGGCCGCCGCAGAGCGCCCCGCGCCTGCATGTCGAAACACTGCTGGGCGAAGGGGTCGCCGTGCCGGTGGACGGCAATGGCGCCCATTACCTCATCAGCGTGATGCGGGTGAAGCCGGACGATATCGTGCTGCTGTTCGACGGCAAGTCGGGCGAATGGGCGGCGCGGGCGCGCGATATCCGCAAGCGCGACCTGGTGCTGGAATGCGTGCAGCAAACCAAGCCGCCGGAGGTGGTGCCCGATTTCTGGCTGTGCTGCGCGCCGATCAAGAAGGGGCGGATCGACCTGATCGCGGAAAAGGCGTGCGAACTGGGCGTCGCGCGATTGCAGCCGGTGCTGACCCGGCGAGCGGTGGTCGACAAGCTCAATCTCGACCGGCTGCACGCCCATCTGGTCGAGGCAGCCGAGCAATGCGGGCGCACCGCCCTGCCCGAGCTGACCGAGATGGTGAAGCTCGACGCGCTGCTGAAGGGCTGGTCGGCCGAGCGACATCTGTTCTTCGCCGACGAGACTGGTGGGGCATCGCTGGACGAAACCTTGCGCGCCCATCCCGGCCCGGCGGCCTTCCTGGTCGGGCCGGAGGGCGGATTCGATCCGGCCGAGCGCGAGGCGATCCGGGCGACGCCGGGTGCCGTGCCGGTGTCGCTGGGCCCGCGAATCCTGCGCGCGGAGACGGCCGCGATCGCCGCGACGGCGGCCTGGATGACGGTGAATGGCGACTGGGGCTAA
- the ubiA gene encoding 4-hydroxybenzoate octaprenyltransferase: MNQSIVPDSEARGLLARLPETPRILASLARLDRPIGWWLLFWPGAWAVALAGGAFVRWPLILWLLLGSIAMRGAGCVFNDIVDRDLDARVARTAARPLASGAMSVKTAWAWLLALCLIGLIVLFQLSGYAQVVALGSLALVAAYPFMKRITGWPQVWLGIVFSWAALVGWSEIAGALTLPGLCLYAGCIFWVLGYDTIYALQDREDDALIGIGSSALSMGRHVRGGVTLCYLVALALWASAIWQVRPQLLALVALVPMAAHLLWQVGTLKEDGTDPLVKFRSNRFAGLLMFLACLVVGSAGA; this comes from the coding sequence GTGAATCAGTCGATCGTCCCCGACAGCGAAGCGCGCGGCTTGCTTGCGCGCCTGCCGGAAACCCCGCGAATCCTGGCCTCGCTGGCCCGACTCGACCGGCCGATCGGCTGGTGGCTGCTATTCTGGCCCGGCGCCTGGGCGGTGGCGCTGGCGGGCGGCGCCTTTGTCCGCTGGCCGCTGATCCTCTGGCTGCTGCTCGGCAGCATCGCGATGCGCGGCGCAGGCTGCGTCTTCAACGACATCGTCGATCGCGATCTCGACGCGCGGGTCGCGCGCACCGCCGCCCGCCCGCTCGCCAGCGGCGCGATGTCGGTCAAGACCGCCTGGGCCTGGCTGCTCGCGCTCTGCCTGATCGGCCTGATCGTGCTGTTTCAGCTCAGCGGCTATGCCCAGGTCGTGGCGCTCGGCTCGCTGGCGCTGGTCGCCGCCTATCCCTTCATGAAGCGGATCACCGGCTGGCCGCAGGTCTGGCTCGGCATCGTCTTTTCCTGGGCGGCGCTGGTCGGCTGGAGCGAGATCGCCGGCGCGCTGACCCTGCCGGGCCTGTGCCTCTATGCCGGCTGCATCTTCTGGGTGCTGGGCTATGACACCATCTATGCATTGCAGGACCGGGAGGATGACGCGCTGATCGGCATCGGCTCCAGCGCCCTGTCGATGGGCCGCCATGTCCGGGGCGGGGTGACGCTCTGCTATCTCGTCGCGCTTGCGCTCTGGGCCAGTGCCATCTGGCAGGTCCGGCCGCAGCTGCTGGCGCTGGTCGCGCTGGTGCCGATGGCCGCCCATCTGCTCTGGCAGGTCGGCACGCTGAAGGAAGACGGCACCGATCCGCTCGTCAAATTCCGCTCCAACCGTTTTGCAGGATTGCTGATGTTCCTTGCCTGTCTGGTCGTCGGGAGTGCTGGCGCATGA